In Drosophila nasuta strain 15112-1781.00 chromosome 2R, ASM2355853v1, whole genome shotgun sequence, a single genomic region encodes these proteins:
- the LOC132784159 gene encoding fatty acyl-CoA reductase wat-like has product MNSTIIDFYKDKTLFLTGGSGFLGRVVIEKVLRATEASRIYVLIRSKRGKSPQDRIAEWKTDPLFGVLLKTQPNTLERIVLISGDCEEPDLEISEEVRELLKNEVQVVIHCAATVNFAEPLHKALDINTRATQLMLNLAKEMSRLVGFVHVSTAFSNCVISHISEQYYPDNLIAGADKVLPIRKVCGDVLLDTMASTLMGKFPNTYTYTKALAENVIQTESGELPVCIFRPGSIVATNKEPMSGWIDNIYGPLAMVYGTGIGVLRIAPMNVRALNPILPVDYCANCILACAMQTANESAEKRHRSLPPTIYNYVPHKSNSISNRAFINILAKYRHVVPLEQALWYPFLHTTPFLWLFKLIAIFYHTLPGYAIDLVLRLQGQKPRMIKLYQKVHKSMNALSYFGTRFWTYETINTAAPFANEPEHERCLSWEFTSKSRGSGDIINLYNILL; this is encoded by the exons ATGAATTCGACAATAATAGATTTTTACAAAGATAAGACTCTATTCCTGACAGGTGGAAGTGGATTTTTGGGAAGAG TTGTCATTGAGAAAGTGCTACGGGCAACAGAGGCGTCTCGTATTTATGTGTTAATTCGATCAAAGCGTGGAAAAAGTCCACAAGACCGCATAGCCGAATGGAAAACAGATCCA TTATTTGGAGTACTACTCAAAACTCAACCAAATACTCTGGAGAGAATTGTGCTCATATCTGGTGATTGTGAAGAACCAGATCTGGAAATCAGTGAAGAGGTTCGTGAGTTGCTCAAGAATGAGGTGCAAGTGGTTATTCACTGTGCAGCCACAGTGAACTTTGCTGAACCTTTGCACAAGGCATTGGATATTAATACTCGTGCAACACAGCTTATGTTGAATCTGGCCAAGGAAATGAGTCGACTTGTGGGATTTGTCCACGTCTCCACAGCTTTTAGCAATTGTGTAATTTCACACATTTCGGAACAATACTATCCGGACAATCTGATTGCTGGGGCGGACAAGGTTTTACCGATTAGAAAAGTTTGCGGCGATGTTCTATTAGACACAATGGCATCGACTCTCATGGGCAAGTTTCCTAACACCTACACTTATACAAAGGCTCTAGCAGAAAATGTGATTCAGACCGAGTCGGGAGAATTACCGGTGTGCATCTTCCGACCAGGTTCAA ttGTTGCAACTAACAAAGAGCCGATGTCGGGATGGATAGACAACATCTACGGACCCCTTGCTATGGTTTATGGTACTGGAATTGGTGTTTTACGAATTGCGCCTATGAATGTGAGAGCTCTAAATCCCATATTGCCCGTCGACTACTGCGCCAACTGCATTCTTGCTTGTGCAATGCAAACAGCGAACGAATCAGCTGAGAAGAGACATCGCTCATTGCCTCCGactatttataattatgtgCCCCATAAGAGTAATTCGATATCAAATAGGgctttcattaatattttggcGAAGTATCGACATGTTGTTCCATTAGAACAGGCGCTGTGGTATCCATTCTTACATACTACACCTTTTCTTTGGCTGTTCAAATTAATAGCTATCTTCTACCATACGTTACCCGGTTATGCCATTGATTTGGTGCTACGGTTGCAAGGCCAAAAACCCCGAATGATTAAGTTATATCAAAAGGTACACAAAAGTATGAACGCACTCTCCTATTTCGGTACAAGATTCTGGACATATGAAACgataaata CTGCTGCTCCTTTTGCCAATGAGCCGGAGCATGAGCGATGCCTCAGTTGGGAGTTCACTTCGAAGTCTCGCGGCAGCGGCgacataattaatttgtacAACATTTTGCTGTAA